One window of Jannaschia sp. CCS1 genomic DNA carries:
- a CDS encoding bifunctional rhamnulose-1-phosphate aldolase/short-chain dehydrogenase, with protein sequence MLETTENARLKTLWDAGKAAAMSESKRLLYRSNLLGSDKRITNYGGGNTSAKVMEQDPLTGDMVEVLWVKGSGGDVGSIKMDGFATLYMDKLRALKGIYRGVAFEDEMVGLLPHCTFNLNTRAASIDTPLHAYVPKKHVDHMHPDAIIAIAAAADSKALTAEIFGDDIGWLPWKRPGYELGLWLEDFCLKNPDAKGVVLESHGLFTWDDDAEACYALTVDVIQKAMDWFEAKTRDVPAFGGAVHTSLPSTDRRAVAARLMPAIRGMVSGAQHMVGHFEDSDTVLEFVNARDMEALAALGTSCPDHFLRTKIRPLVVGFDPAKPDVDAVLDGLPAQVASYRDEYAAYYERCKHDDSPALRDPNAVVYLIPGVGMVTFAKDKATARISAEFYVNAINVMRGASAVSTYCGLPEQEAFDIEYWLLEEAKLQRMPKPKSLAGRVALVTGGAGGIGSATAARYLAEGACVVLADIDEGALEATAAALSDRFSDDVVRAVVMNVTSEDAVARAFADASVAYGGIDILVSNAGIASSAPVEETSLALWQKNMDILSTGYFLVSRAAFKILRAQDIGGSVVFIGSKNGLAASPNASAYCTAKASELHLARCLALEGAGAGIRVNVVNPDAVLQGSKIWQGEWLDQRASTYGTDKAGLEEMYRDRSMLKRSVLPGDIAEAAYFFAADLSAKSTGNIINVDAGNAQAFTR encoded by the coding sequence ATGTTGGAAACCACTGAAAACGCACGCCTGAAGACCCTTTGGGACGCGGGCAAAGCGGCCGCGATGTCCGAGTCGAAAAGGCTGCTCTACCGCTCCAACCTTCTGGGGTCCGACAAGCGGATTACCAACTACGGCGGCGGCAACACGTCCGCCAAGGTGATGGAACAGGATCCGTTGACCGGCGATATGGTCGAGGTCCTGTGGGTCAAGGGATCGGGTGGCGACGTGGGCTCCATCAAGATGGACGGCTTCGCGACGCTCTACATGGATAAGCTGCGCGCCTTGAAGGGGATCTATCGCGGGGTGGCGTTCGAGGATGAGATGGTTGGCCTGCTGCCCCACTGCACCTTCAACCTGAACACGCGCGCCGCCTCCATCGACACGCCGCTCCATGCCTATGTGCCGAAGAAACACGTCGACCACATGCACCCCGACGCGATCATCGCCATTGCGGCGGCGGCGGACAGCAAGGCCCTGACCGCAGAGATTTTTGGCGACGACATCGGCTGGCTGCCCTGGAAGCGGCCGGGCTATGAGCTGGGGCTGTGGCTGGAGGATTTCTGCCTGAAGAACCCGGACGCCAAGGGGGTCGTTCTGGAAAGCCACGGGCTGTTCACCTGGGATGATGATGCGGAGGCCTGCTACGCCCTGACCGTCGATGTCATCCAAAAGGCGATGGATTGGTTCGAGGCGAAAACCCGCGATGTGCCTGCGTTTGGAGGCGCGGTTCACACGTCTTTGCCGTCGACAGACCGCCGGGCCGTAGCTGCCCGTCTGATGCCTGCAATCCGGGGCATGGTTTCGGGCGCGCAGCACATGGTCGGACATTTTGAGGACAGCGATACGGTCCTGGAGTTTGTGAACGCCCGCGATATGGAGGCCTTGGCCGCCCTCGGCACCTCCTGTCCGGATCATTTCCTGCGCACGAAAATTCGCCCGCTTGTGGTGGGCTTCGATCCGGCCAAGCCGGACGTGGACGCGGTTCTGGACGGATTGCCCGCGCAAGTCGCCTCGTACCGCGATGAGTATGCCGCCTACTACGAGCGCTGCAAACATGACGACAGTCCCGCCCTGCGTGATCCCAATGCGGTCGTCTATCTGATCCCCGGCGTCGGCATGGTGACCTTCGCCAAAGACAAGGCCACGGCGCGGATCTCGGCCGAGTTCTACGTCAACGCCATCAACGTGATGCGCGGCGCGAGCGCCGTCAGCACCTACTGCGGCCTGCCGGAGCAGGAGGCCTTCGACATCGAATATTGGCTGTTGGAGGAGGCCAAGCTGCAACGGATGCCGAAGCCGAAATCGCTGGCGGGGCGTGTCGCACTGGTCACCGGTGGGGCGGGGGGCATCGGGTCGGCCACCGCCGCGCGCTATCTGGCGGAAGGGGCCTGCGTGGTCCTTGCGGACATTGACGAGGGCGCGCTTGAGGCCACGGCCGCGGCCCTCTCAGACCGCTTCTCCGACGATGTCGTCCGCGCGGTTGTCATGAACGTCACCAGCGAAGATGCCGTGGCGCGCGCGTTCGCGGACGCGTCCGTCGCCTATGGCGGGATCGACATCCTGGTGTCCAACGCAGGCATCGCGTCGTCCGCTCCGGTGGAAGAGACATCGTTGGCACTGTGGCAGAAGAACATGGACATCCTGTCGACGGGATATTTTCTGGTCAGCCGGGCGGCGTTCAAGATACTGCGCGCTCAGGACATCGGGGGCTCTGTCGTGTTCATCGGCTCCAAAAATGGCCTGGCTGCCAGTCCGAACGCATCGGCCTATTGCACCGCCAAGGCCAGTGAGTTGCATCTGGCGCGTTGTCTGGCGCTGGAAGGGGCGGGGGCCGGGATACGGGTCAACGTCGTGAACCCCGATGCAGTCCTGCAAGGGTCCAAGATCTGGCAGGGCGAATGGCTGGATCAGCGCGCGTCAACCTACGGGACCGACAAGGCGGGGTTAGAAGAGATGTACCGTGACCGTTCCATGTTGAAGCGTTCCGTCCTGCCCGGAGACATCGCTGAGGCCGCGTATTTCTTTGCCGCTGACCTGTCTGCCAAATCCACCGGCAACATCATCAACGTGGATGCGGGCAACGCGCAGGCGTTCACAAGATGA
- a CDS encoding DeoR/GlpR family DNA-binding transcription regulator, with amino-acid sequence MHEKERHNVILSAVQERSVVTVADFCALTGASEATVRRDINTLHTQDKLRRVRGGAEAITPPQFVGLAGRTFAVNEAMRGPEKQAIARAAVELCDDGDAIIINGGTTTFQMVHPLAMRRMQIFTNSFPIAEHLLKHSKNTIMLSGGVIYREQNIILSPFDNDVTRNFAATRMFMGAQGLGPLGLMEADPMLIQAEQKLIGQADELVVLVDSSKFENRSSLVLCPLTRIDVVITDDGISDRAAAMLEAADIKLVVAQTSAAADTGSG; translated from the coding sequence ATGCACGAAAAAGAACGCCACAACGTGATCCTGAGCGCTGTGCAAGAGCGCTCAGTCGTCACTGTGGCTGATTTTTGTGCCCTGACCGGCGCGTCGGAAGCAACCGTGCGGCGCGACATCAACACCCTGCACACGCAAGACAAGCTGCGCCGGGTGCGCGGCGGGGCGGAGGCGATCACACCCCCCCAGTTCGTCGGTCTGGCAGGCCGCACGTTTGCGGTGAATGAGGCCATGCGCGGGCCTGAGAAACAGGCCATCGCCCGTGCGGCGGTGGAGCTGTGCGACGACGGCGATGCAATCATCATCAACGGCGGCACCACGACGTTTCAGATGGTTCATCCGCTGGCCATGCGCCGGATGCAGATTTTCACCAACTCCTTCCCCATCGCGGAACACCTGCTGAAGCATTCCAAGAACACCATCATGCTGTCGGGCGGGGTGATCTACCGCGAGCAGAACATCATCCTGTCGCCTTTCGACAACGACGTGACCCGCAATTTTGCCGCGACCCGAATGTTCATGGGCGCCCAGGGCCTCGGCCCACTGGGCCTGATGGAGGCTGATCCGATGCTGATCCAGGCCGAACAAAAGCTGATCGGTCAGGCCGATGAGTTGGTGGTGCTGGTCGACAGCTCAAAATTCGAAAACCGCTCCAGCCTCGTGCTGTGCCCGCTGACCCGCATCGACGTGGTGATCACGGATGACGGCATCAGCGACCGCGCGGCGGCGATGCTGGAGGCGGCAGACATCAAACTGGTTGTGGCGCAAACAAGTGCCGCGGCGGACACAGGTTCGGGCTGA
- the rhaS gene encoding rhamnose ABC transporter substrate-binding protein: MSITRRIFGGTALAAMMMAGSMAQAQEPVRIALVVKALGIGFFEAANDGAMEAAEELGNVEIIYTGPTSTTAEGQIEVINSLIAQGVDAIAVSANDPDALVPVLQRAMQRGIAVISFDSGVAEEGRMLHLAPSSDALIGRTIIQLAADHLPDGGQVALLSATATSTNQNTWIAEMNAVMGDYPDIEVVATVYGDDLADRSYREAIGLMQTYPDLDAIIAPTSVGIVAAAQAVLDQDMVGQVNVTGLGLPSEMAGAIESGASQSFAIWNPIDLGYAATMLAYELSANEVTAEAGATIPMGRMGALELDDTTTGAMANPFTYDASNIEQFREIF, encoded by the coding sequence ATGAGTATCACAAGACGGATTTTCGGCGGCACGGCGCTCGCCGCGATGATGATGGCAGGCAGCATGGCGCAGGCGCAGGAACCGGTGCGCATCGCGCTGGTCGTCAAGGCGCTTGGCATTGGCTTCTTTGAGGCCGCAAACGACGGCGCGATGGAAGCGGCGGAAGAGCTTGGCAATGTAGAGATCATCTATACCGGCCCCACCTCCACCACGGCGGAGGGCCAGATCGAGGTGATCAACTCACTGATCGCCCAGGGTGTGGACGCGATCGCCGTCTCCGCCAACGACCCCGACGCGTTGGTGCCGGTGCTACAACGCGCCATGCAGCGCGGGATCGCCGTGATCTCATTTGACTCCGGCGTGGCGGAAGAAGGCCGGATGCTGCATCTGGCCCCGTCGTCTGATGCGCTGATCGGGCGGACGATCATCCAGCTTGCCGCCGATCACCTGCCCGATGGCGGTCAGGTCGCGCTGTTGTCGGCGACCGCCACATCGACCAACCAGAACACCTGGATTGCAGAGATGAATGCCGTGATGGGCGATTATCCCGACATCGAAGTGGTGGCGACGGTCTACGGCGATGACCTGGCGGACCGGTCCTATCGCGAAGCCATTGGCCTGATGCAGACCTACCCTGATCTGGACGCGATCATTGCGCCGACTTCCGTGGGCATCGTGGCCGCAGCGCAAGCCGTGTTGGATCAGGACATGGTCGGTCAGGTGAACGTGACGGGCCTGGGCCTGCCATCGGAGATGGCAGGTGCCATCGAATCCGGTGCGTCCCAGTCTTTCGCGATCTGGAACCCGATTGATCTGGGCTATGCCGCGACAATGCTCGCCTACGAGCTGTCCGCCAATGAGGTCACGGCAGAAGCCGGCGCCACGATCCCGATGGGGCGCATGGGCGCGTTGGAGTTGGATGACACCACGACCGGTGCCATGGCCAATCCGTTCACCTATGATGCCTCCAACATCGAGCAATTCCGCGAGATCTTCTGA
- a CDS encoding sugar ABC transporter ATP-binding protein — protein sequence MLKLAPTPSDDPVLRLTGITKTFPGVKALNAVSLELYPGEVTALIGENGAGKSTIVKVLTGIYRADGGEITVDGEPVNFTSAEDATAAGITAIHQETVLFDELSVAENIFIGHAPRGRFGLIDTSTMIARAQEILDRIDAPLRATTPLKDLGIANKHLVAIARALSVDARVVIMDEPTAALSQKEIEELYELVDRLKAEGRAILFISHKFDEVFRIADRYAVFRDGEHVGAGLMADVNEGDLVQLMVGRAVDQIFPERDHAKGAEVLRVEGYAHPTEFDDISLTLHAGEILGFYGLVGAGRSELMQAIFGITKPSAGTIQIAGEARTIGSPAQAIENGIVYVPEDRGQQGAVLGLPIFQNVTLPSLSQTSRGGFLKLAAEFALARDYTERLELRAAALDQDVGNLSGGNQQKVVIAKWLATKPRVIILDEPTKGIDIGSKAAVHAFMAELAAEGLAVIMVSSEIPEILGMSDRVIVMREGLIAAELDRADLSPEVLVRHAAGIGPKVHENEMEERP from the coding sequence ATGCTCAAACTTGCCCCCACGCCGTCCGATGATCCGGTTCTGCGCCTGACCGGGATCACCAAGACCTTTCCCGGGGTCAAAGCGCTTAACGCCGTGTCGTTGGAACTGTATCCCGGCGAAGTCACTGCATTGATTGGGGAAAATGGCGCAGGCAAATCCACGATCGTGAAAGTATTGACCGGCATCTACCGCGCCGATGGGGGTGAGATTACGGTTGATGGCGAACCGGTCAATTTCACCTCGGCCGAGGACGCGACCGCCGCAGGTATCACCGCGATCCATCAGGAAACGGTGCTGTTTGATGAGCTTTCCGTGGCGGAGAACATCTTCATCGGCCACGCACCCCGGGGCCGTTTTGGCCTGATCGACACAAGCACGATGATCGCCCGCGCGCAGGAGATCCTGGACCGGATCGACGCACCACTGCGCGCCACGACACCGCTGAAGGACCTTGGCATCGCCAACAAGCATCTCGTCGCCATTGCGCGCGCGCTGTCGGTGGATGCGCGCGTCGTGATCATGGACGAGCCCACGGCGGCCCTGTCACAAAAGGAGATCGAAGAGCTTTATGAACTGGTGGATCGCCTGAAGGCTGAGGGCCGCGCGATCCTGTTCATCTCTCACAAATTCGACGAGGTGTTCCGCATCGCCGACCGCTATGCCGTCTTCCGGGATGGCGAACATGTGGGCGCGGGCCTGATGGCCGATGTGAATGAGGGTGATCTGGTGCAGCTGATGGTGGGCCGTGCGGTCGACCAGATCTTCCCGGAGCGTGACCATGCAAAGGGCGCAGAGGTTCTACGCGTCGAAGGCTATGCCCACCCCACCGAATTTGACGATATCTCGCTCACGCTGCACGCGGGCGAGATCCTGGGCTTCTACGGCCTCGTTGGCGCGGGTCGGTCCGAGTTGATGCAGGCAATCTTCGGGATCACGAAGCCCAGCGCGGGGACGATCCAGATCGCTGGCGAGGCGCGGACAATCGGCTCTCCCGCGCAGGCCATTGAGAATGGCATCGTCTATGTGCCCGAGGATCGCGGCCAGCAAGGGGCGGTTCTGGGTCTGCCGATCTTTCAGAACGTGACGCTTCCCTCACTCTCGCAGACCTCTCGCGGCGGCTTCCTGAAACTGGCAGCGGAGTTTGCGTTGGCGCGCGATTATACGGAACGGCTGGAACTGCGGGCTGCGGCGTTGGATCAGGACGTGGGCAACCTGTCCGGCGGCAATCAGCAGAAGGTTGTCATTGCCAAATGGCTGGCCACGAAACCCCGCGTGATCATTCTGGATGAGCCGACGAAGGGCATCGACATCGGATCCAAAGCGGCCGTCCACGCCTTCATGGCGGAACTGGCGGCAGAGGGTCTGGCAGTCATCATGGTCAGCTCGGAAATCCCGGAAATCCTTGGCATGTCCGACCGGGTGATCGTGATGCGCGAAGGGTTGATCGCGGCGGAACTGGACCGCGCGGACCTCAGCCCCGAGGTGCTTGTGCGCCATGCCGCAGGGATTGGACCAAAGGTCCATGAGAACGAGATGGAAGAGCGGCCATGA
- a CDS encoding ABC transporter permease has product MMRILKSREVLLVGVILALTALIASRFPAFIAPANLVNVFTDTSPLIILAIGQAIVILTRCIDLSVASNLALTGMVCAMLNVAYPGLPVPVILVIAMGLGAILGAFNGILVWKLSIPPIVVTLGTLTIYRGLIFVISDGAWVNAHEMSPAFTGFIRVVILGLPVQAWFAILTAAMVFVVIARTPLGRAFYAVGGNPHAAVYTGLNVGKTQFCAFVISGTLAGLVGYLWVARYSVAYVDIAKGFELEVVAACVIGGIAIAGGAGTVMGAILGAIFLGIIKNALPVVGISPFWQLAISGAAIVIAVAFNARAGRAKGRIILKKAEAV; this is encoded by the coding sequence ATGATGCGCATTCTGAAATCGCGGGAGGTCTTGTTGGTGGGTGTGATCCTTGCCCTCACCGCCCTGATTGCCAGCCGCTTTCCGGCCTTCATCGCACCCGCGAATCTGGTCAACGTCTTCACCGATACCTCTCCGCTGATCATCCTCGCCATCGGGCAGGCCATCGTGATTTTGACGCGCTGCATTGACCTGTCCGTCGCGTCGAACCTGGCGCTGACCGGCATGGTCTGCGCGATGCTCAACGTCGCCTATCCCGGCCTGCCCGTCCCGGTGATCCTTGTCATCGCCATGGGTTTGGGTGCGATCCTTGGGGCGTTCAATGGCATCCTCGTCTGGAAGCTGTCTATCCCGCCCATCGTCGTGACGCTTGGCACACTCACCATCTACCGAGGGCTTATCTTCGTCATTTCCGATGGCGCGTGGGTGAATGCCCATGAGATGTCGCCCGCATTCACCGGGTTCATCCGCGTTGTGATCCTCGGCCTGCCTGTGCAGGCATGGTTCGCCATCCTCACCGCCGCAATGGTGTTTGTCGTCATCGCCCGCACCCCGTTGGGGCGCGCGTTTTACGCCGTGGGCGGCAACCCCCATGCGGCAGTTTACACAGGCCTCAACGTGGGCAAAACGCAGTTCTGCGCCTTCGTGATCTCGGGCACGTTGGCAGGATTGGTGGGATACCTCTGGGTCGCGCGCTATTCCGTGGCCTATGTGGACATCGCCAAAGGGTTCGAGCTGGAGGTCGTGGCGGCTTGCGTCATCGGTGGCATCGCGATTGCGGGCGGCGCGGGCACAGTGATGGGCGCTATCCTCGGCGCGATCTTCTTGGGCATCATCAAGAACGCACTGCCCGTGGTGGGGATATCGCCATTCTGGCAGCTGGCGATTTCCGGGGCGGCCATCGTGATCGCCGTGGCCTTCAACGCCCGCGCAGGCCGGGCAAAGGGGCGCATCATCCTGAAGAAGGCGGAAGCGGTATGA
- a CDS encoding ABC transporter permease — protein sequence MSDARHIPDRLRSPALKAFKSWETLLLAVAIAIFITNSFLSPYFLNAWNLSDATFNFTEKAMIAFAMALLIVAGEIDLSVASIIALASTAMGYALQFDVGVVGLVLIGLGTGVLCGAFNGALVTSLGLPSIVVTIGTMSLFRGISYIVLGDQGFRGYPPEFSYFGQGYVYWVISFEFVLFAILAVVYYVLLHRTNFGRAVYAIGNNPTGALFSGIRVARVKFILFLLTGLMAGLAAICLTARLGSTRPTIALGWELEIVTMVVLGGVNILGGSGSIPGVVIAAFVMGLVTFGLGLLNVPGIVMSIFIGCLLIGVIALPRLWSQFQHARRR from the coding sequence ATGAGTGACGCAAGACACATCCCCGACCGTCTGCGAAGCCCGGCGCTCAAGGCGTTCAAGTCGTGGGAGACGCTGCTGCTGGCCGTGGCCATCGCGATTTTCATCACCAACTCCTTCCTGTCGCCCTATTTCCTGAACGCGTGGAACCTGAGCGACGCGACCTTCAACTTCACCGAAAAGGCCATGATCGCCTTCGCCATGGCCCTGCTGATCGTCGCAGGCGAGATCGACCTGTCCGTCGCCTCCATCATCGCGCTTGCCTCCACCGCGATGGGCTATGCGCTGCAATTCGATGTGGGTGTGGTGGGTTTGGTGCTGATCGGGCTCGGCACGGGCGTCTTGTGCGGCGCATTCAACGGCGCGCTGGTGACGAGCCTTGGCCTGCCGTCCATCGTTGTGACCATCGGCACGATGAGCCTCTTTCGCGGCATCTCCTACATCGTGCTCGGCGATCAGGGGTTCCGGGGCTATCCGCCCGAGTTCAGCTATTTCGGGCAGGGTTACGTCTACTGGGTAATCTCGTTTGAATTCGTCCTCTTCGCCATCCTCGCGGTCGTTTATTACGTGCTCCTGCACCGCACCAATTTTGGCCGCGCGGTCTACGCCATTGGCAACAACCCCACCGGCGCATTGTTCTCGGGCATCCGCGTGGCGCGGGTAAAGTTTATCCTGTTCCTCCTCACGGGACTGATGGCTGGCCTCGCGGCAATCTGCCTGACCGCCCGCCTCGGCTCCACCCGCCCGACCATCGCCCTGGGGTGGGAGTTGGAGATTGTCACAATGGTGGTCCTTGGCGGCGTCAACATCCTGGGCGGGTCCGGCAGCATCCCCGGCGTCGTCATCGCGGCCTTCGTCATGGGGCTTGTCACCTTTGGTCTGGGCCTTCTGAACGTGCCCGGCATCGTGATGTCCATTTTCATCGGCTGCCTATTGATCGGTGTGATCGCCCTGCCCCGGCTCTGGTCCCAATTTCAACACGCCCGGAGGAGATGA
- the rhaM gene encoding L-rhamnose mutarotase, producing the protein MEKYAFKMQLTPGCLAEYRKRHDEIWPELVDLLHQAGVSDYSIHLDEETGILFGVLWRTADHSMDALPDHPVMQRWWAHMADIMETHPDNEPKAVPLTPVFHMP; encoded by the coding sequence ATGGAGAAATACGCCTTCAAGATGCAGCTCACGCCCGGGTGCCTTGCCGAATACCGCAAGCGCCATGACGAGATCTGGCCAGAGCTGGTGGATCTGCTGCACCAGGCAGGCGTCAGCGATTACTCGATCCATCTGGATGAGGAGACCGGCATCTTGTTCGGCGTCCTCTGGCGGACGGCGGATCACAGCATGGATGCCCTGCCCGATCATCCTGTGATGCAACGATGGTGGGCGCATATGGCCGATATCATGGAGACGCATCCGGACAATGAACCCAAAGCCGTCCCCCTTACCCCCGTCTTCCATATGCCATGA
- a CDS encoding FGGY-family carbohydrate kinase, which produces MTHIAVIDIGKTNAKLALVDGETLAERAVVTRPNTVRPGPPWPHFDLEGHWRFLLDNLAAFHKRYGVDAISITAHGASCVLLDKDGRLAAPMLDYEHTGPDDLASEYDQIRPDFAKTGSARLAGGLNVGAQLHWMFAHDPDLHARTAQILTYPQYWAYRLTGVPATERTSLGCHTDLWEPDADHVSDLAHKLDVADKLAPIYFATDVLGEVTPEVCRQTGLSPDTPVTCGIHDSNASLLPHLMTRDAPFSVVSTGTWVIAMTIDGAPVALDPARDTLLNVNAYGAPVPSARFMGGREFEVIMGGSSVPPTSADAEAVLTQKPLLLPSVAPTTGPFQGRIHGWTPSEPEVGTGLRSLVTSYYLALVTSECLTLTGHRGEIVVEGPFSENRAYLDMLAAATGCPVLATGTATGTSQGAALLVTGPAVLAPLGDRVDPDELRPELAAYARHWRQALDPA; this is translated from the coding sequence ATGACCCATATCGCCGTCATCGACATCGGTAAGACCAACGCCAAACTGGCGCTGGTGGATGGCGAGACCCTGGCCGAACGTGCCGTTGTCACCCGCCCCAATACCGTGCGCCCCGGCCCGCCCTGGCCGCATTTTGACCTGGAGGGGCATTGGCGGTTTCTGCTGGACAACCTCGCGGCATTTCACAAGCGGTACGGTGTCGACGCGATCTCCATCACCGCCCATGGGGCATCTTGTGTGCTGCTGGACAAAGACGGCAGGTTGGCCGCGCCGATGTTGGATTATGAGCATACCGGCCCCGATGATCTGGCGTCCGAGTACGACCAGATCCGCCCTGACTTTGCGAAGACCGGGTCCGCCCGCCTTGCCGGGGGGCTGAATGTGGGCGCGCAACTGCATTGGATGTTTGCGCACGACCCGGATCTGCACGCCCGCACGGCGCAGATCCTGACCTATCCGCAATACTGGGCCTACCGCCTGACCGGCGTGCCCGCGACCGAACGCACATCGTTGGGATGCCACACCGACTTGTGGGAACCTGACGCGGATCATGTCTCGGACCTCGCCCACAAACTGGATGTGGCGGACAAGCTGGCCCCCATCTATTTTGCAACGGACGTGCTGGGTGAAGTCACGCCGGAAGTGTGCCGCCAGACGGGCCTGTCGCCGGACACGCCGGTGACCTGTGGCATCCACGATTCCAACGCCTCGCTCCTGCCGCATCTGATGACACGGGACGCGCCGTTTTCTGTCGTGTCGACCGGCACCTGGGTCATCGCCATGACCATCGATGGCGCTCCGGTGGCCCTTGATCCGGCCCGCGACACGCTCTTGAACGTCAACGCTTATGGTGCCCCGGTGCCCTCCGCGCGTTTCATGGGGGGGCGTGAGTTTGAGGTCATCATGGGCGGATCCTCTGTGCCGCCGACCTCCGCCGACGCTGAGGCGGTGCTGACGCAAAAGCCCCTGCTGTTGCCCTCTGTCGCGCCCACCACCGGGCCGTTCCAGGGCCGCATCCATGGCTGGACCCCGTCCGAGCCCGAGGTGGGAACTGGCCTGCGCAGCCTCGTCACGTCCTACTACCTTGCGCTTGTGACGTCAGAATGCCTCACCCTCACCGGACATCGGGGAGAGATCGTGGTGGAGGGCCCGTTTTCCGAGAACCGGGCCTATCTGGACATGCTGGCCGCCGCGACCGGCTGTCCGGTGCTCGCCACGGGGACGGCCACGGGCACCAGCCAGGGCGCGGCTTTGCTGGTCACGGGTCCCGCTGTGCTGGCCCCGCTTGGGGATCGTGTTGATCCTGATGAACTTCGCCCCGAACTGGCCGCCTATGCCAGACACTGGCGGCAGGCCCTCGATCCCGCCTGA